The following are from one region of the Candidatus Poribacteria bacterium genome:
- a CDS encoding MATE family efflux transporter, with translation MRKTRADLTRGSLLRHLLRLSGPIILSYMLQEAFNIVDMIFVGRLGAGAIAAVGVSGNLIRLIGVFSLGISTGTGIMVAQYLGARNLAQAEHIALQSILLAVFFSIGVTLVGYPLAEQGLLAVRMVDPEVLRLGTTYMHIILAGISTMFVSMTLGSIFRAGGDTVTPMVVLIFATLINIVLDPLLIFGLWGFPKLGVAGSAYATLIGRGASVIILLYLCWSGRAPVSFRSVRYQVDFVEMLDILRLGVYSSMQGFWRHISRLGFLWVIGPYGKTVVAAYTICMRLRILVMNPGFGIANAVVPLVGQNLGANQIGRAERSTRVANLLGAAIMAVIGAIFFLFPQTFIRIFTPETDVIEIGITYLRFLSPTFGFIAFSLILGRALNGAGDTFSPMVITLAAQVVVGLGLVILLSHFIGLNGVWLGIALSNVVQGIAMWLWYSTGRWKAIKLVKKKPKIA, from the coding sequence ATGAGAAAAACACGGGCCGATTTGACCCGAGGAAGTCTTCTCAGACACCTGTTACGACTGTCAGGACCGATAATACTCAGCTACATGCTGCAAGAGGCATTCAACATTGTTGACATGATCTTCGTTGGAAGGCTCGGTGCTGGCGCGATCGCGGCTGTCGGGGTGAGCGGAAACTTAATCCGATTGATCGGGGTTTTTTCGCTTGGTATTTCAACGGGAACCGGGATTATGGTGGCACAGTATCTCGGCGCGAGGAATCTCGCACAAGCTGAGCACATCGCCCTCCAGTCAATCCTGTTAGCTGTGTTTTTTTCTATCGGTGTAACCCTCGTTGGCTACCCGTTGGCTGAACAAGGGTTACTCGCTGTTAGGATGGTAGACCCAGAAGTGCTGAGGCTCGGCACGACTTACATGCATATCATTCTCGCCGGTATTAGTACAATGTTCGTGTCGATGACGCTCGGTTCTATCTTCCGTGCGGGTGGCGACACTGTCACCCCGATGGTGGTATTGATTTTCGCAACACTGATTAACATTGTCCTCGATCCATTGCTAATTTTCGGTTTGTGGGGATTCCCGAAACTCGGGGTCGCAGGTTCGGCGTATGCGACGCTTATCGGGCGCGGCGCGAGCGTAATCATCCTACTTTATCTCTGTTGGAGTGGACGCGCCCCCGTTTCATTTCGGAGCGTTCGGTATCAAGTAGATTTCGTGGAAATGCTTGACATTTTAAGGCTCGGGGTTTACAGTTCGATGCAAGGGTTTTGGCGGCATATTTCGCGACTCGGATTCTTGTGGGTCATCGGACCCTATGGGAAGACGGTTGTCGCGGCATATACGATCTGCATGCGACTCCGAATTCTCGTGATGAATCCCGGCTTCGGCATCGCAAACGCGGTCGTTCCGTTAGTCGGACAGAATTTAGGGGCGAATCAGATAGGGCGCGCTGAGCGGTCAACACGGGTGGCGAACCTTTTAGGTGCTGCAATCATGGCAGTCATCGGCGCAATTTTCTTCCTTTTTCCACAGACATTCATCCGAATTTTTACACCGGAAACGGATGTTATCGAGATCGGTATCACTTATCTACGGTTTCTATCCCCGACATTCGGATTCATCGCCTTTTCACTCATTTTAGGCAGAGCCCTCAACGGTGCAGGAGACACCTTCTCCCCGATGGTGATTACACTTGCGGCACAGGTCGTTGTCGGTTTGGGACTCGTGATTTTACTTTCGCACTTCATCGGTCTCAATGGCGTTTGGTTGGGGATTGCCCTGTCAAACGTTGTGCAAGGGATCGCAATGTGGCTTTGGTATAGTACTGGAAGGTGGAAGGCAATAAAACTTGTTAAAAAGAAACCAAAGATAGCATAG
- a CDS encoding molybdopterin molybdotransferase MoeA, which produces MLSVEEARQQMLNTIPVLPTEKREILNCGGYVLAEALHAQENIPPFDNSAMDGYAVRAADVQNASEAEPAVLTIVETIAAGYAPTKQVAAGQAARIMTGAMMPEGANAVVMQEVTQREGNTVKIFESIDETGNVRFTGESVAAGQQVMGKGKHLRPPEVSMLASLNRPKATVHRKPTVAIVSTGDELLLLGEPLEPGKIRESNRYGLYAQVEEAGGIPINMGIAPDDEAEIERIFRAALAKADALITSGGVSVGEHDFVKSVLERLGEVNFWRVAMKPGKPQAYGISDGKPIFGLPGNPVSSLVVFELFVRPALLKMAGHTELLRPTFKATLAESITNRDGRVNYMRAILKESNGHYTAETTGPQGSGILHSLVLANGLITIPAGVTLSAGETVDAQFLF; this is translated from the coding sequence ATGCTAAGTGTTGAAGAAGCCCGCCAGCAGATGTTGAATACGATTCCGGTTTTACCCACGGAAAAGCGGGAAATTCTAAATTGTGGGGGGTATGTTCTCGCAGAGGCACTGCATGCCCAAGAAAACATTCCACCGTTCGACAATTCAGCGATGGATGGGTACGCGGTTCGCGCAGCGGATGTTCAGAACGCCTCTGAAGCTGAACCTGCGGTTCTCACAATCGTTGAAACAATTGCCGCGGGATATGCGCCAACAAAACAGGTCGCAGCCGGACAGGCAGCACGTATCATGACGGGGGCTATGATGCCTGAGGGTGCTAACGCGGTTGTGATGCAAGAGGTGACCCAGCGAGAGGGAAATACAGTCAAAATTTTTGAGAGTATTGACGAAACCGGAAACGTTCGTTTCACAGGTGAGAGTGTGGCGGCGGGTCAGCAGGTCATGGGAAAAGGGAAACACCTACGTCCGCCAGAAGTTTCAATGCTCGCCTCTCTGAATCGTCCAAAGGCTACAGTCCATCGCAAGCCCACTGTTGCGATTGTCTCAACGGGTGATGAACTCCTGCTACTCGGCGAACCGCTGGAACCCGGAAAAATTCGGGAAAGCAACCGTTATGGTCTCTATGCCCAGGTCGAGGAAGCGGGAGGCATTCCGATTAATATGGGTATTGCTCCTGACGATGAAGCAGAAATAGAGCGTATCTTTCGTGCAGCACTCGCGAAGGCTGATGCCCTCATTACAAGTGGCGGCGTTTCGGTAGGGGAGCACGATTTTGTGAAAAGTGTATTGGAGAGATTAGGCGAAGTTAACTTCTGGCGCGTCGCGATGAAGCCCGGGAAACCTCAGGCTTACGGCATTTCGGACGGGAAACCTATTTTCGGATTACCCGGCAACCCAGTTTCTTCGCTCGTTGTGTTTGAACTTTTTGTGCGACCCGCGCTCCTCAAAATGGCAGGTCATACAGAACTGTTGCGTCCAACCTTTAAAGCAACTTTAGCAGAATCCATTACCAATAGAGACGGACGCGTTAATTATATGCGCGCCATTCTCAAAGAATCCAACGGACATTACACTGCCGAAACGACGGGCCCACAAGGTTCAGGCATTCTGCATTCACTGGTTTTGGCGAACGGTTTAATCACGATTCCAGCCGGTGTGACGTTAAGTGCTGGAGAAACAGTGGATGCTCAGTTTCTGTTCTAA
- a CDS encoding TonB-dependent receptor: protein MLSTCACLHRSPTVRTLRKCPHLLVFVFGIAGCLFCYLKDVQSASDITQSLEGEVTEERSHARLSDVRVQIKGLERSVRTDASGRFKFDAVPEGQQTLQFLKVGYQFFEQVVDVNAAAPHLKIELAALSFQLQTIRIYGSNRYLSRFEETTDLALDEAELQRRLGMTLANTLANEIGISQRTMGRAIARPVIRGLGGDRLLILENGERTGDKSASSADHAVSIDPTTAEGVEITRGPASLIYGSSTLGGVINVKSNHIPQILPRRLDMHLTFQAESVNSGLTGTTGFTFPIGDFAGNVEWNRRLASDIQTPVGVLENTSLSNVNFSGGVSLIKPWGFIGASGSGYRSDYGVPGSPEGHISGVNIVLDKQRYEGQMEYRFNTRLLEKVRLQTAYTRYQHQELESNGTLGVEFGVLTYNFSAMAHVLDNAVAGVWGEYRDHATGGFYWTPHTREFALAGFYLNQRNFDKLTLQGAIRYDLRRSEPFRPGAVVRAGTVRRRDFNGFSGATSGIYHWTDRLSTGATLMKTFRAPGIEELFSDGPHLAVFSYEIGNAELEPEHGYGTELFVKYTNERFRLNLALFRNQIQNYLIPTHSGEKEWGSGAAGWLWIYQYMGHDVVMDGAEIQIGSEVLSQIHLQLNMSYIYGTVQTSGRPLERIPPLNGKFVISYTPTPLHLHVTSRFSGSQTRLGEFEEPTDGYLVYDIGGSLNFSWWQLENMVVFEIENLLDTAYREHLSRIKAVMPEPGRNAKLLYKLNF, encoded by the coding sequence ATGTTAAGCACTTGTGCTTGTTTGCACAGGTCTCCCACGGTGAGGACGCTTAGAAAGTGTCCTCACCTATTGGTGTTCGTATTTGGAATAGCAGGATGCCTGTTCTGCTATCTCAAGGATGTCCAAAGTGCTTCGGACATAACGCAGTCTTTGGAAGGAGAAGTTACTGAAGAACGGAGTCATGCTCGCCTGAGTGACGTTAGAGTCCAGATTAAGGGCCTTGAGAGGAGCGTCCGGACCGATGCAAGCGGTCGGTTTAAGTTCGACGCAGTGCCGGAAGGACAGCAGACGCTTCAGTTCTTGAAGGTCGGCTATCAGTTTTTTGAACAAGTCGTTGATGTCAATGCCGCCGCGCCTCATCTCAAGATTGAACTGGCGGCGTTGTCATTTCAATTGCAAACCATCAGGATATACGGTTCAAATCGCTATCTGTCGCGGTTTGAGGAAACAACCGACTTAGCATTGGATGAGGCAGAACTCCAAAGACGGTTAGGTATGACCTTGGCGAACACGTTGGCGAATGAGATCGGCATTTCACAACGGACGATGGGGCGGGCAATCGCTCGGCCTGTTATTCGTGGATTGGGGGGGGACAGGCTGCTCATTCTCGAAAACGGCGAACGGACAGGTGATAAATCCGCATCCAGTGCCGACCACGCTGTATCCATTGATCCAACAACCGCTGAAGGCGTTGAAATTACGCGGGGTCCCGCATCGCTCATTTACGGTTCAAGCACTCTGGGTGGGGTTATCAACGTCAAAAGCAATCACATACCCCAAATTCTACCGAGACGGCTCGATATGCACCTAACGTTCCAGGCTGAATCTGTTAACTCGGGTTTGACCGGAACAACAGGTTTTACTTTCCCAATTGGTGACTTTGCAGGGAATGTCGAATGGAATCGACGCCTTGCATCTGATATACAAACGCCGGTCGGAGTCCTCGAAAACACTTCCCTTTCAAACGTCAATTTTTCAGGCGGCGTCTCGCTGATTAAGCCGTGGGGTTTCATCGGTGCCTCTGGGAGCGGATATCGTTCAGATTACGGCGTGCCGGGGTCTCCAGAAGGACATATCAGCGGCGTTAACATCGTACTCGACAAACAACGCTATGAAGGGCAGATGGAGTACCGCTTCAACACAAGGCTGCTTGAAAAGGTAAGACTTCAGACTGCCTATACGCGTTATCAGCATCAAGAGTTGGAGTCGAACGGAACACTTGGGGTCGAATTCGGGGTGCTAACCTACAATTTCTCAGCGATGGCGCATGTGTTGGACAACGCCGTTGCGGGTGTTTGGGGGGAATATCGAGATCATGCCACAGGTGGGTTTTATTGGACACCGCACACCCGTGAATTCGCGTTGGCAGGATTTTATCTCAACCAGCGTAACTTCGACAAACTCACCTTACAAGGGGCTATTCGCTACGACCTTAGGCGTTCGGAACCGTTTCGACCTGGGGCAGTTGTCCGAGCCGGAACCGTCCGACGCCGCGATTTCAACGGTTTCTCCGGGGCTACCTCTGGAATTTACCATTGGACGGATAGGTTGAGCACTGGAGCGACCCTAATGAAAACGTTTCGCGCACCCGGTATTGAGGAACTTTTCAGCGATGGCCCCCACTTGGCTGTCTTTTCCTACGAAATCGGCAATGCAGAACTGGAACCTGAGCACGGCTATGGTACTGAACTCTTCGTCAAATACACAAACGAGAGGTTCAGGCTCAATCTGGCACTTTTCAGGAATCAGATACAGAACTACCTCATTCCGACGCACAGCGGTGAAAAGGAGTGGGGCAGCGGGGCAGCCGGATGGTTATGGATTTATCAATACATGGGACACGATGTTGTGATGGATGGGGCTGAAATCCAAATAGGGAGTGAAGTCCTCTCACAGATCCATCTTCAATTGAATATGAGTTACATCTACGGAACTGTTCAAACCAGTGGGCGACCGCTGGAGCGTATCCCACCCCTCAACGGTAAATTCGTCATTAGCTACACACCGACACCGTTGCATTTGCATGTCACATCCCGTTTTTCAGGCAGCCAGACCCGACTCGGCGAGTTTGAGGAACCGACAGACGGCTACCTCGTCTATGATATTGGAGGTTCTCTCAATTTTTCGTGGTGGCAGCTGGAGAACATGGTCGTTTTCGAGATTGAAAACCTCCTTGATACCGCATACCGCGAACATTTGTCTCGCATCAAAGCGGTAATGCCGGAACCCGGACGGAACGCGAAGCTTCTGTATAAACTTAATTTTTGA
- a CDS encoding LamG domain-containing protein, with amino-acid sequence MKNAILTGRFSVYGIVCFSIALTLLFTPFVSAALTDGLVLHHAYDEGEGTLAADASGNGHDGEISNPDWVDGQIGKALRFGGEGSDVFVTVESTDVLNVNECTFAAWINADHWNGTRQIVGKSVHGGCAGRTQYGLFSEGGVFKLRFETEGGRADITTDLPATGEWIHIAFTNDGETATIYINAEAVAEGEVPGTLKANDDPWRIGQDCERLNYVFAGIIDEVSLWNRALSADEITGAQDLGVSVDPRAKLATTWGNIKIAH; translated from the coding sequence ATGAAGAATGCAATATTGACTGGCAGATTCTCAGTCTATGGGATTGTGTGTTTCTCAATAGCACTCACCCTGTTATTTACACCGTTCGTCTCGGCAGCACTCACAGATGGGCTTGTCCTACATCATGCTTATGATGAAGGGGAAGGCACACTCGCTGCAGACGCGAGCGGTAACGGACACGACGGTGAAATTTCCAATCCGGATTGGGTAGACGGGCAGATCGGGAAGGCACTCCGGTTTGGTGGCGAAGGCAGCGACGTGTTCGTCACTGTTGAGAGCACAGATGTCTTGAACGTGAACGAGTGCACCTTTGCGGCATGGATTAACGCAGATCACTGGAACGGCACACGTCAGATCGTTGGTAAATCTGTTCACGGTGGGTGTGCGGGTAGAACACAATACGGTCTATTCAGCGAAGGTGGCGTTTTCAAACTCCGCTTTGAAACCGAAGGCGGCAGAGCTGATATCACAACCGATCTGCCAGCAACAGGTGAATGGATCCACATTGCTTTTACCAACGATGGCGAAACAGCAACAATCTATATCAACGCTGAAGCGGTTGCCGAAGGCGAAGTGCCGGGTACATTGAAAGCCAACGATGATCCGTGGCGGATCGGGCAGGATTGTGAACGCCTCAACTATGTCTTCGCGGGCATTATAGATGAGGTTTCTCTCTGGAACCGTGCCTTGAGTGCTGACGAAATTACTGGGGCACAAGACTTAGGGGTGTCCGTTGACCCTCGTGCGAAATTAGCCACCACTTGGGGCAACATCAAAATTGCGCATTAG
- a CDS encoding amidohydrolase, with product MIVDTHVHVWEIDPPKYPVGPTAPSWNSYPDEPGTADELLSEMDAHGVDWTVLVQTSWSTWDNGYIADSVARFPDRFIGHGLIDPEDPNNAAQVRYWIKERGLAGFRFHPMYYPDEKILLTQQNSPMWEEIAALDAIIQFHLRAEFADQVAVIAERYPHLRLILDHMGYPQVDAAEAVFQPIVELARHDNIYLKLSDVAGRSHQDFPYTDVHPFIENLLSVFGASRTIWGTGYPGHHRQKHNWPTLAQELQLIREGLPFLTENDKDRILGGTAAEIWDLTT from the coding sequence ATGATTGTAGATACCCATGTGCATGTCTGGGAAATCGATCCTCCAAAGTATCCCGTCGGTCCCACCGCTCCGAGTTGGAATTCCTATCCAGATGAACCCGGGACTGCCGATGAACTCCTCTCGGAGATGGACGCGCACGGCGTAGACTGGACAGTTCTCGTGCAGACGAGTTGGTCGACTTGGGATAACGGCTATATTGCGGATTCGGTAGCGCGTTTTCCTGATCGGTTTATCGGACACGGTTTAATCGATCCAGAAGATCCGAACAATGCAGCGCAGGTTCGCTATTGGATAAAGGAGCGAGGCTTAGCCGGTTTCCGTTTCCATCCGATGTACTACCCGGACGAAAAGATTTTACTCACCCAACAAAACAGTCCGATGTGGGAAGAGATAGCGGCGTTGGATGCTATCATCCAATTTCACCTCCGCGCGGAGTTCGCGGATCAGGTTGCCGTTATTGCGGAACGTTACCCGCATCTGAGACTTATTCTCGATCACATGGGTTATCCACAGGTAGATGCTGCGGAAGCGGTGTTTCAACCCATCGTGGAGCTTGCACGCCACGACAATATCTACTTGAAACTATCGGATGTCGCTGGACGTTCACATCAGGATTTCCCTTATACAGACGTGCATCCGTTCATTGAGAACCTGTTATCGGTTTTCGGTGCATCCCGGACGATATGGGGAACGGGTTATCCCGGTCACCACAGACAAAAACACAACTGGCCCACTTTAGCGCAAGAACTCCAACTCATTCGAGAAGGTCTTCCGTTCCTGACAGAAAATGACAAAGATCGGATCCTCGGCGGCACCGCCGCAGAGATTTGGGATTTAACAACATGA
- a CDS encoding MerC domain-containing protein, producing MGTMVFIIRPRSQFSKEIKLKKYFNRELADTTGACLSVACAACLPVACAIHCLAMPLLVAVLPLIGLGFLVNERAELVLILGAIGLAVGSLTWGVRRHRSWRAFLILIVALAFIATARTAVEGTFEVVFYSIGAVLLASAHLVNRHLCKTCLTCDQEGV from the coding sequence ATGGGGACGATGGTTTTTATCATTCGTCCCCGTTCTCAATTTTCTAAGGAGATAAAATTGAAAAAATATTTTAACCGCGAATTAGCGGATACGACTGGCGCGTGTCTCTCTGTCGCATGCGCAGCGTGTCTCCCCGTCGCATGCGCGATTCATTGCCTCGCGATGCCGCTTTTAGTCGCAGTTTTGCCTTTGATTGGGTTGGGCTTCCTTGTGAATGAACGTGCGGAATTGGTCCTTATCCTTGGGGCAATTGGATTGGCAGTTGGGAGTTTAACGTGGGGGGTTCGACGCCACCGCAGTTGGCGAGCATTTTTGATACTGATAGTGGCGTTGGCATTCATCGCTACCGCTCGAACAGCGGTTGAAGGCACTTTTGAAGTGGTTTTCTACAGTATCGGTGCGGTTTTACTCGCCTCCGCACACCTTGTAAATCGGCACCTGTGCAAAACCTGTCTAACATGCGATCAGGAAGGTGTATAA